In a genomic window of Wyeomyia smithii strain HCP4-BCI-WySm-NY-G18 chromosome 1, ASM2978416v1, whole genome shotgun sequence:
- the LOC129727193 gene encoding geminin, with translation MSGDSGAIVIPVESPAEQEERQKSCRKLLKEVQNVSTMDKENAGKPTKLQNFLAKKELIKKTLLVDPRDVIEQKRKKLVHSQASQTSPEKKVAKAKPTVTEEDLTSMEGPSAVYWEILAEKRRQALEESLRENEELHEEAAAFREEKAAYQEEIAALKEELNLSREMLEEARNLVEVLTEMLQEGEAEKEEAAAGSKAGTSTPVDDSGVVPEGGSEVEDDL, from the exons ATGTCTGGTGATAGTGGCGCTATAGTTATACCGGTGGAATCCCCAGCGGAACAGGAG GAGCGTCAGAAAAGCTGCCGCAAGCTGCTGAAGGAAGTACAAAACGTTTCGACAATGGACAAAGAAAATGCTGGCAAGCCTACCAAATTGCAGAACTTCTTGGCCAAGAAGGAATTGATTAAGAAAACTTTACT tGTTGACCCACGGGATGTTATTGAGCAAAAGCGAAAAAAGCTTGTGCATTCTCAGGCAAGCCAAACTTCCCCGGAGAAAAAGGTAGCGAAGGCTAAGCCTACAGTCACAGAGGAGGATCTTACCTCGATGGAAGGTCCGAGTGCAGTCTATTGGGAAATTCTGGCGGAAAAACGTCGCCAAGCTCTGGAAGAATCACTGCGGGAAAATGAAGAGCTGCACGAAGAAGCGGCAGCATTTAGGGAAGAAAAAGCCGCCTATCAGGAGGAGATCGCCGCACTCAAAGAAGAGCTGAACCTCTCTCGGGAAATGCTAGAGGAAGCTCGCAATCTGGTCGAGGTTCTGACCGAGATGCTGCAGGAAGGTGAAGCCGAAAAGGAGGAAGCGGCTGCCGGCAGTAAGGCGGGTACCAGCACTCCGGTGGACGATAGTGGGGTCGTTCCAGAGGGTGGCAGTGAAGTGGAAGATGATTTGTAA
- the LOC129718039 gene encoding SUMO-conjugating enzyme UBC9-B, with protein MSGIAIARLGEERKAWRKDHPFGFVARPVKNADGTLNLMTWECAIPGKKGTPWEGGLYKLRMIFKDDYPTSPPKCKFEPPLFHPNVYPSGTVCLSLLDEEKDWRPAITIKQILLGIQDLLNEPNIKDPAQAEAYTIYCQNRLEYEKRVRAQARAMAATE; from the exons ATGTCCGGAATTGCGATCGCGCGTCTCGGTGAAGAAAGGAAAGCATGGCGTAAGGATCATCCCTTT GGTTTTGTTGCACGTCCGGTGAAAAATGCTGATGGCACGCTGAACCTCATGACGTGGGAGTGTGCGATTCCTGGCAAGAAAGGT ACACCATGGGAAGGTGGCCTGTACAAACTACGTATGATCTTCAAGGATGACTATCCAACCAGTCCGCCAAAATGTAAATTCGAACCGCCACTATTTCACCCGAACGTTTACCCATCAGGCACAGTTTGCCTCTCGCTGCTGGACGAGGAAAAGGATTGGCGTCCGGCGATTACCATCAAGCAGATCCTGCTTGGCATTCAGGATTTGCTCAACGAACCTAACATCAAGGATCCGGCGCAAGCGGAAGCGTATACTATCTACTG TCAAAATCGTCTGGAATACGAGAAACGTGTCCGAGCTCAAGCCAGAGCCATGGCAGCCACAGAATAA